The Nitrospira tepida genome includes a window with the following:
- the cas2 gene encoding CRISPR-associated endonuclease Cas2, producing MRRCYLVTYDIADPKRLRRVFKTMKGYGAHLQLSVFQCDLPEIDLVRMKVALTEIIHQSEDQVLIIDLGPTESRPIKRFEALGLRVEVEERRARVV from the coding sequence ATGCGCCGGTGCTATTTGGTCACGTACGATATCGCCGATCCGAAACGGCTCCGGCGCGTGTTCAAGACGATGAAGGGCTATGGGGCGCATTTGCAGTTGTCGGTCTTTCAGTGCGATCTCCCAGAGATCGATCTGGTGCGCATGAAGGTCGCGCTGACGGAGATCATCCATCAGAGCGAGGATCAAGTGCTGATCATCGATCTGGGTCCGACGGAGAGCCGGCCGATCAAGCGGTTCGAGGCGCTCGGTCTTCGAGTCGAGGTGGAGGAACGACGCGCACGTGTGGTGTGA